In Rhizobiales bacterium NRL2, a genomic segment contains:
- a CDS encoding acetyltransferase — MDAMKKPGDHTTLVERLSSIEEVDLQDLCDATEAAIRDGNGFGWLAPPRRSVLESYWKGVILMPERELFVAWLDGRIVGSVQLLRPSRHNEAQAHIGRLTTFFIAPHARGLGLARELLRLAEQDAVEDGFQQLDLDVRATQTAAIQLYERHGFIRWGERQAYAIVDDQPVAGYFYAKVLDRRGKAKS, encoded by the coding sequence ATGGACGCCATGAAGAAGCCCGGCGATCACACCACCCTGGTCGAGCGCCTGTCGTCCATCGAGGAGGTGGACCTGCAGGATCTCTGCGACGCTACCGAGGCGGCGATCCGCGACGGCAACGGCTTCGGCTGGCTCGCGCCGCCGCGCCGCAGCGTGCTGGAGTCTTACTGGAAAGGCGTCATCCTGATGCCGGAGCGGGAGCTGTTCGTCGCCTGGCTGGACGGCCGGATCGTCGGCTCGGTCCAGCTCCTCCGCCCGTCCCGCCACAACGAGGCGCAGGCCCATATCGGCCGGCTGACGACCTTCTTCATCGCGCCGCACGCGCGCGGCCTGGGCCTGGCCCGCGAACTGCTGCGCCTGGCCGAGCAGGATGCGGTCGAGGACGGCTTCCAGCAGCTCGACCTGGACGTCCGCGCCACCCAGACCGCGGCGATCCAGCTCTACGAACGGCACGGCTTCATCCGCTGGGGCGAGCGGCAGGCCTACGCCATCGTCGATGATCAGCCCGTCGCCGGCTATTTCTACGCCAAGGTCCTGGACCGCAGAGGCAAGGCGAAGTCATGA
- a CDS encoding imidazole glycerol phosphate synthase, glutamine amidotransferase subunit, which yields MSVVIVDYGSGNLHSAAKAFERQAATLGRRPKILVSGRPEDAAGADRLVLPGVGAFGDCRAGLKAVDGLWEAIAEFVERRGRPFLGICVGMQLMAKQGLEHGVHEGFGWIDGVIDRITPSDPALKIPHMGWNELIADTDHPVFQEFGDQPHAYFVHSFAFRGLPSAECLATVDYGGPVTAAVGRDNMVGTQFHPEKSQHVGLTLIRSFLTWTP from the coding sequence ATGAGCGTCGTCATCGTCGACTACGGCTCGGGCAACCTGCATTCGGCGGCCAAGGCCTTCGAGCGTCAGGCGGCGACGCTCGGCCGGCGTCCGAAGATCCTCGTCTCCGGCCGGCCGGAGGACGCGGCGGGCGCCGACCGGCTGGTGCTGCCGGGCGTCGGCGCGTTCGGCGATTGCCGCGCGGGACTGAAGGCCGTGGACGGCCTGTGGGAGGCCATCGCCGAATTCGTGGAGCGGCGCGGACGGCCTTTCCTCGGCATCTGCGTCGGCATGCAGCTGATGGCGAAGCAGGGGCTGGAGCACGGCGTCCATGAAGGCTTCGGCTGGATCGACGGCGTGATCGACCGCATCACACCCTCCGATCCGGCGCTGAAGATCCCGCACATGGGCTGGAACGAACTGATCGCCGATACCGACCATCCGGTGTTCCAGGAATTCGGCGACCAGCCGCACGCCTATTTCGTCCACTCCTTCGCCTTCCGCGGCCTGCCGTCGGCGGAATGCCTGGCGACCGTCGATTATGGCGGACCGGTCACAGCGGCGGTCGGCCGCGACAACATGGTCGGCACCCAGTTCCACCCCGAGAAAAGCCAGCATGTCGGCTTGACCCTGATCCGGAGCTTCCTGACATGGACGCCATGA
- a CDS encoding 3-oxoacyl-ACP reductase, with protein MELGLKGRNVIVTGGSRGIGLGIAKGFAAEGANVSICARGQESLDAARGELEKAGVTVHTAICDVADPERLEVYIQEAAAALGGLNVLVNNPSGFGRGDDEEGWKKSIDVDLMALVRAGWAAIPLIEKSGGGSLVHISSISGLQNSTRTPPYGAVKAAVIQYTTTQAAALAEKNIRVNCIAPGSIEFPGGVWDQARQHNRPLYDSIQASIPFGRMGAPEEVANLAVFLASDAASWITGQTVAVDGGQMLR; from the coding sequence ATGGAACTCGGCCTGAAGGGCAGGAACGTCATCGTCACCGGCGGCAGCCGGGGCATTGGCCTCGGCATCGCGAAGGGTTTCGCCGCGGAGGGCGCCAACGTCTCGATCTGCGCCAGGGGACAGGAATCGCTCGACGCCGCCCGGGGCGAGCTGGAGAAAGCCGGCGTGACGGTGCACACGGCGATCTGCGACGTCGCTGACCCCGAAAGGCTTGAAGTCTACATCCAAGAAGCCGCCGCCGCGCTTGGCGGCCTCAACGTGCTGGTCAACAATCCGTCCGGCTTCGGGCGTGGCGACGACGAGGAAGGCTGGAAGAAGAGCATCGACGTCGACCTGATGGCGCTGGTCCGGGCCGGCTGGGCGGCGATCCCGCTGATCGAGAAGTCCGGCGGCGGCAGCCTTGTCCACATCTCCTCGATCTCGGGCCTGCAGAACTCGACCCGGACGCCGCCCTATGGCGCGGTGAAGGCCGCGGTCATCCAGTACACCACCACCCAGGCTGCGGCGCTGGCGGAGAAGAACATCCGCGTCAACTGCATCGCGCCCGGCTCGATCGAGTTTCCGGGCGGCGTCTGGGACCAGGCGCGCCAGCACAACCGGCCCCTTTACGATTCGATCCAGGCCTCCATTCCCTTCGGCCGCATGGGCGCACCGGAGGAGGTCGCCAACCTCGCCGTCTTCCTGGCCTCCGACGCGGCCTCATGGATCACCGGTCAGACGGTCGCCGTGGACGGC
- a CDS encoding glycine dehydrogenase (aminomethyl-transferring), with translation MRYLPQTPDSRAMMLKAIGVGSIDDLFDDVPARVLNAPIEGLPDHMSEMAVERHFRKLAADNLGPSTAPCFIGGGAYHHHIPATVDHLIQRSEFLTSYTPYQPEIAQGTLQYLFEFQTQVALLTGMEVANASMYDGATACGEAVLMAHRVNKRRRTVLSGGLHPHYRDATLNLTRFTDFETVALEAAPGAEEDLAGAIDDDTAAVVVQNPDVYGQLRDLGPLAEACHAKGALLIVAVAEVVSLGAVTPPGDMGADIVVAEGQSLGVPLSFGGPHVGLFACRRKFVRQMPGRLAGETVDVDGRRSYVLTLNAREQHIRREKATSNICTNSGLCALAFCIHATLLGESGMTALADLNHRTAAAAAQALSAIDGVDLKTDVFFNEFTLELPKPAGPVVEALAENGVLGGIPGSRLWPGDESRERLLIVAATETVTEEDIASFRDALKEALA, from the coding sequence ATGCGCTACCTGCCGCAGACGCCCGACAGCCGGGCGATGATGCTGAAGGCGATCGGCGTCGGCAGCATCGACGACCTTTTCGACGACGTGCCCGCCAGGGTGCTGAACGCACCGATCGAGGGCCTGCCCGACCACATGAGCGAGATGGCGGTGGAGCGCCATTTCCGGAAGCTGGCGGCGGACAATCTCGGCCCGTCGACGGCGCCCTGCTTCATCGGCGGCGGGGCCTATCACCACCATATCCCGGCGACCGTGGATCACCTGATCCAGCGCTCCGAATTCCTGACTTCCTACACGCCCTACCAGCCGGAGATCGCCCAGGGCACGCTGCAGTACCTGTTCGAGTTCCAGACCCAGGTCGCGCTGCTGACCGGCATGGAGGTCGCCAACGCCTCCATGTACGACGGCGCGACCGCCTGCGGCGAGGCGGTGCTGATGGCCCACCGGGTCAACAAGCGCCGCAGGACGGTGCTGTCCGGCGGTCTGCATCCGCACTACCGCGACGCGACGCTGAACCTGACGCGCTTCACCGACTTCGAGACCGTGGCGCTGGAAGCCGCGCCCGGCGCCGAGGAGGATCTCGCCGGCGCGATCGACGACGACACGGCGGCGGTGGTGGTCCAGAATCCGGACGTCTACGGCCAGTTGCGCGACCTCGGCCCGCTGGCCGAGGCCTGCCATGCGAAGGGCGCGCTGCTGATCGTGGCCGTGGCCGAAGTCGTCTCGCTGGGCGCGGTGACGCCGCCCGGCGACATGGGCGCCGATATCGTGGTGGCCGAAGGCCAGAGCCTGGGCGTGCCGCTGAGCTTCGGCGGTCCGCATGTCGGCCTGTTCGCCTGCCGGCGCAAGTTCGTCCGCCAGATGCCCGGCCGGCTGGCCGGCGAGACCGTCGACGTCGACGGCCGCCGCTCCTACGTGCTGACGCTCAACGCCCGGGAACAGCACATCCGCCGCGAGAAGGCGACCAGCAACATCTGCACGAATTCCGGCCTCTGCGCGCTGGCCTTCTGCATCCACGCGACGCTGCTGGGGGAAAGCGGCATGACGGCGCTCGCCGATCTCAACCACCGCACCGCGGCTGCGGCGGCGCAGGCGCTGTCGGCCATCGACGGCGTCGACCTGAAGACCGACGTCTTCTTCAACGAATTCACGCTGGAGCTGCCGAAGCCGGCCGGCCCGGTGGTCGAGGCGCTGGCGGAGAATGGCGTGCTGGGCGGCATTCCCGGCTCCCGGCTCTGGCCGGGCGACGAAAGCCGCGAGCGGCTGCTGATCGTGGCCGCCACCGAGACGGTGACCGAAGAAGACATCGCGTCGTTCCGCGACGCGCTGAAGGAGGCGCTGGCATGA
- a CDS encoding imidazoleglycerol-phosphate dehydratase, whose amino-acid sequence MRTASYERKTKETEIAVELNLDGTGVYDVATGIGFLDHMLEQLSRHSLIDLKVKAKGDTHIDFHHTTEDTGIAIGTAFSEALGDRAGIVRYGSALIPMDETLTRVALDISNRPYLIWKVQFSRPKLGDFDTELFKEWFQAFAQAGGVTLHIENLYGDNNHHIAESSFKGLARALRQGLEIDPRKSDAVPSTKGVLGGSL is encoded by the coding sequence ATGCGCACCGCCAGCTATGAACGCAAGACGAAGGAAACCGAGATCGCCGTCGAGCTGAACCTCGACGGCACGGGCGTCTATGACGTCGCCACGGGCATCGGCTTCCTCGACCACATGCTGGAACAGCTTTCCCGCCACAGCCTGATCGACCTGAAGGTGAAGGCGAAGGGCGACACCCACATCGACTTCCACCACACCACCGAGGACACGGGGATCGCCATCGGCACGGCCTTTTCCGAGGCGCTGGGCGACCGCGCCGGCATCGTGCGCTACGGCTCGGCGCTGATCCCGATGGACGAGACGCTGACCCGCGTCGCCCTCGACATCTCCAACCGCCCCTACCTGATCTGGAAGGTGCAGTTCAGCCGCCCGAAGCTGGGCGACTTCGACACGGAGCTGTTCAAGGAGTGGTTCCAGGCCTTCGCCCAGGCCGGCGGCGTCACGCTGCACATCGAGAATCTCTACGGCGACAACAACCATCACATCGCCGAATCCAGCTTCAAGGGCCTCGCCCGGGCGCTGCGCCAGGGCCTGGAGATCGACCCGCGCAAGTCCGACGCGGTGCCGTCGACCAAGGGCGTTCTCGGCGGGAGCCTGTAG
- the gcvT gene encoding glycine cleavage system protein T (catalyzes the transfer of a methylene carbon from the methylamine-loaded GcvH protein to tetrahydrofolate, causing the release of ammonia and the generation of reduced GcvH protein) — protein MNESADGVRTTPLNELHRRLGGRMVAFAGYDMPVQFEGIMAEHRHTREAAGLFDVSHMGQVSLSGPDADKALETLIPSNVRELKPGRQRYSMLLNDKGGIIDDFMVTRRGDDLLLVLNAACKEGDVAHMRERLPAGVRLETLDDRALLALQGPEAEAALQAIVPGVETLSFMQATGFMWEGVDLWISRSGYTGEDGFEISVPADRVEELAERLLADERVKPIGLGARDSLRLEAGLCLYGHDIDETTSPVEAGLQWAMQKRRREQGGFPGADRILKELADGPARLRVGLKPEGRAPVREGAEIADADGNVIGRVTSGGFGPTAGHPVAMGYVTVGFAPPGGAVAAVQRGRSLPMTVTALPFVTRNYKR, from the coding sequence GTGAACGAGAGCGCGGACGGCGTACGGACGACCCCCCTGAACGAGTTGCACCGCCGCCTGGGCGGACGGATGGTCGCGTTCGCCGGCTATGACATGCCCGTGCAGTTCGAGGGGATCATGGCCGAGCACCGCCATACCCGCGAGGCGGCCGGCCTGTTTGATGTCTCTCACATGGGCCAGGTGAGCCTGAGCGGGCCGGATGCGGACAAGGCGCTGGAGACGCTGATCCCGTCCAACGTGCGGGAGCTGAAGCCCGGGCGGCAGCGCTATTCCATGCTGCTGAACGACAAGGGCGGCATCATCGACGATTTCATGGTCACCCGCCGCGGAGACGATCTGCTGCTGGTGCTCAACGCCGCCTGCAAGGAAGGCGACGTCGCCCACATGCGCGAGCGTCTGCCGGCCGGCGTCCGTCTCGAGACCCTGGATGACCGCGCCCTGCTGGCGCTGCAGGGGCCCGAGGCCGAGGCGGCGCTGCAGGCGATCGTGCCCGGCGTCGAGACGCTGAGCTTCATGCAGGCCACCGGATTCATGTGGGAAGGCGTGGATCTGTGGATCTCGCGCTCGGGCTATACCGGCGAGGACGGCTTCGAGATTTCCGTCCCGGCCGACCGCGTCGAGGAACTGGCCGAGCGCCTGCTGGCCGACGAACGGGTGAAGCCGATCGGCCTCGGCGCGCGGGATTCGCTCCGGCTCGAGGCCGGTCTCTGTCTCTATGGCCATGACATCGACGAGACCACTTCGCCGGTCGAGGCCGGCCTGCAATGGGCGATGCAGAAACGCCGCCGCGAGCAGGGCGGTTTTCCCGGCGCCGACCGCATTCTGAAGGAACTGGCCGACGGGCCCGCCCGGCTGCGCGTCGGCCTGAAGCCGGAAGGCCGCGCGCCGGTCCGCGAAGGCGCGGAGATCGCCGACGCCGACGGCAATGTCATCGGCCGCGTCACCTCCGGCGGCTTCGGCCCCACGGCCGGCCATCCGGTCGCCATGGGCTATGTCACCGTCGGGTTCGCGCCTCCCGGCGGCGCGGTCGCGGCCGTGCAGCGCGGCAGGTCGCTGCCCATGACCGTCACGGCCCTTCCTTTCGTTACCCGCAACTACAAGCGCTGA
- a CDS encoding glycine dehydrogenase (aminomethyl-transferring): MTEAKQTISGARGLDKDEPLIFEQDAEGRSGVDLPEGPKAASRLGGLKRKGPIGLPGLSEPQVVRHFVRLSRMNYAIDYGFYPLGSCTMKHNPRLNEKVARLGGLGDLHPMQPVSTVQGGLRLMHELAHWLTTLTGMPAVALSPGAGAHGELCGLMAIRAAFDAKGESRSRVLVPESAHGTNPATAAMCGYAVDAIPADESGRVDMKAFEEKLGDDVAGVMLTNPNTCGLFETDIVEIAEKIHAVGGYFYCDGANFNAIVGKVRPGDLGIDAMHINLHKTFSTPHGGGGPGSGPVVFSEALAPYAPLPMVVEKDGAFELVEHDGGQRVGRMKGFHGQFGMFVRALAYMMSHGRDGLKQVAEDAVLNANYVLAGLKDVLPPAYAGHCMHEALFSDKGLNGSGVDTMGLAKALIDEGYHPMTVYFPLVVHGAMLIEPTETENRGTLDEFIRVMRGLVEKAKAGETEMFEQAPVLTPRRRLDETRAARNPVLRWEPEEAAAEAAD; this comes from the coding sequence ATGACCGAAGCGAAGCAGACCATTTCCGGCGCGCGCGGCCTCGACAAGGACGAGCCGCTGATCTTCGAGCAGGACGCCGAGGGCCGGAGCGGCGTCGACCTGCCCGAAGGCCCGAAGGCGGCGAGCCGCCTCGGCGGGCTGAAGCGCAAGGGTCCGATCGGCCTGCCCGGCCTGTCGGAGCCGCAGGTCGTGCGCCACTTCGTGCGCCTCAGCCGGATGAACTACGCCATCGACTACGGCTTCTACCCGCTGGGCTCCTGCACCATGAAGCACAACCCGCGCCTGAACGAGAAGGTGGCGCGTCTGGGCGGCCTGGGCGACCTGCACCCGATGCAGCCGGTCTCCACCGTGCAGGGCGGGCTGCGGCTGATGCACGAACTGGCGCACTGGCTGACGACGCTGACCGGCATGCCGGCGGTGGCGCTCTCGCCCGGCGCCGGCGCCCATGGCGAACTCTGCGGCCTGATGGCCATCCGCGCTGCCTTCGACGCGAAGGGCGAGAGCCGCAGCCGCGTGCTGGTGCCGGAGTCGGCGCACGGCACCAACCCGGCGACAGCGGCCATGTGCGGCTATGCCGTCGACGCCATTCCCGCCGACGAGAGCGGCCGCGTCGACATGAAGGCCTTCGAGGAGAAGCTGGGCGACGATGTCGCTGGGGTGATGCTGACCAACCCCAATACCTGCGGCCTGTTCGAGACCGACATCGTCGAGATCGCCGAGAAGATCCATGCGGTCGGCGGCTACTTCTACTGCGACGGCGCCAACTTCAACGCCATCGTCGGCAAGGTGCGGCCCGGCGACCTGGGCATCGACGCCATGCACATCAACCTGCACAAGACCTTCTCCACGCCCCATGGCGGCGGCGGGCCGGGCTCCGGGCCGGTGGTCTTCTCCGAGGCGCTGGCGCCCTACGCGCCGCTGCCGATGGTGGTGGAGAAGGACGGCGCCTTCGAGCTGGTCGAGCACGACGGCGGCCAGCGTGTGGGCCGCATGAAGGGCTTTCACGGCCAGTTCGGCATGTTCGTGCGCGCCCTCGCCTACATGATGAGCCACGGCAGGGACGGCCTGAAGCAGGTGGCCGAGGACGCGGTGCTCAACGCCAACTACGTTCTCGCCGGGCTGAAGGACGTGCTGCCGCCCGCCTACGCGGGTCACTGCATGCACGAGGCGCTGTTCTCGGACAAGGGCCTGAACGGCAGCGGCGTCGACACGATGGGGCTGGCCAAGGCCCTGATCGACGAGGGCTATCACCCGATGACGGTCTACTTCCCGCTGGTCGTCCACGGCGCCATGCTGATCGAGCCGACCGAGACGGAGAACCGCGGCACGCTGGACGAGTTCATCCGCGTCATGCGTGGCCTCGTCGAGAAGGCGAAGGCCGGCGAGACGGAGATGTTCGAGCAGGCGCCGGTGCTGACGCCGAGGCGGCGGCTCGACGAGACCCGGGCGGCGCGGAATCCGGTGCTGCGCTGGGAGCCCGAAGAAGCGGCGGCCGAGGCGGCGGACTGA
- a CDS encoding glycine cleavage system protein H has translation MSEMKFTRDHEWIELNGDEATIGISDYAQDQLGDVVYVELPEPGAKVKRGAEAAVVESVKAASEVYAPVSGEVTARNDALDDNPALVNESPEGDGWFYRMTLDDRSELDGLMDRQAYEDYLETLN, from the coding sequence ATGTCCGAGATGAAATTCACCCGTGATCACGAATGGATCGAACTGAACGGCGATGAGGCCACCATCGGCATCAGCGACTACGCCCAGGATCAGCTGGGCGACGTCGTCTATGTCGAGCTGCCCGAGCCGGGCGCGAAGGTGAAGCGGGGCGCCGAGGCGGCGGTGGTCGAATCCGTGAAGGCCGCGAGCGAAGTCTACGCGCCGGTGTCCGGCGAGGTCACCGCCCGCAACGATGCCCTGGACGACAACCCCGCGCTGGTGAACGAGAGCCCGGAGGGGGACGGCTGGTTCTACCGCATGACGCTGGACGACCGGTCCGAACTGGACGGCCTGATGGACCGGCAGGCCTATGAGGACTACCTGGAGACCCTGAACTGA
- a CDS encoding elongation factor G: MSGGRAEGPRNIAIVGPYLSGKTSLLESILFATGAVDRKGGVNQGNTVGDGSAEAREKQMSVEVNAATTAYLGDEFTFLDCPGSIEFIQEAANALVGVDAAVLVCEADPAKATALQPWLKLLDELDLPRFIFVNKVDRASGDVQTVTEALQAVSEKPLILRQLPIVKDEIITGYVDLVQGRTYVYRESGPSELIEAGSEVADVLGEARFAMLEQLADFDDHLMEELLEDIEPEKEEVFRDLTDNMQAGNIVSVLIGAAERESGVRRLLKALRHEVPGHGTAAARAGVDPASKDTVAQVLKTYHTQHGGKLSLVRIWSGSIAEGDVLNGDRVGSLGQLMGQQFNKLDRAEAGQVATLGRMEGIVTGDVLTAGGEAPKLRRAPRFAPVFALALNVENRNDEVKLSGALAKLMEEDPSLSVEQNESTRQMLLWGQGDQHLKVAVARLKSKYGVSVDTEKPKVPYKEAIRKGVTQHARHKKQSGGHGQFGDVTVEIKPLPRGSGFQFDDSITGGVVPKQYIPAVEAGVKEYLSHGPLGFEVVDLAVTLTDGKYHAVDSSEQAFRTAGRMAMAEGLPQCDPVLLEPVLQVQIMVPNEHTASVNNLISGRRGQILGFDAREGWPGWDQVSAYLPQAEVGDLIVELRSLTQGVGTFTFEFDRLQEVTGRAAEQAMANAAA, from the coding sequence ATGTCGGGAGGAAGAGCCGAAGGCCCCAGAAACATCGCCATTGTGGGACCCTATCTGAGCGGGAAGACCTCGCTGCTCGAGAGCATTCTCTTCGCCACCGGAGCGGTCGACCGCAAGGGCGGGGTGAACCAGGGCAACACGGTCGGCGACGGTTCGGCCGAGGCGCGCGAGAAGCAGATGAGCGTCGAGGTGAATGCCGCGACCACCGCCTATCTGGGCGACGAATTCACCTTTCTCGACTGTCCCGGATCCATCGAGTTCATCCAGGAAGCCGCGAATGCGCTGGTCGGCGTGGATGCGGCGGTGCTGGTCTGCGAGGCCGACCCGGCCAAGGCGACGGCGCTGCAGCCCTGGCTGAAGCTGCTCGACGAACTGGACCTGCCGCGTTTCATCTTCGTCAACAAGGTCGACCGCGCCAGCGGCGACGTGCAGACCGTGACCGAGGCGCTGCAGGCCGTCAGCGAGAAGCCGCTGATCCTGCGCCAGCTTCCCATCGTCAAGGACGAGATCATCACCGGCTATGTCGACCTGGTCCAGGGCCGGACCTACGTCTACCGCGAGAGCGGGCCGTCGGAGCTGATCGAGGCCGGGAGCGAGGTCGCCGACGTGCTGGGCGAGGCCCGCTTCGCCATGCTGGAGCAGCTCGCCGACTTCGACGACCATCTGATGGAAGAGCTGCTGGAGGACATCGAGCCGGAGAAGGAAGAGGTCTTCCGCGACCTGACCGACAACATGCAGGCCGGCAACATCGTCTCCGTGCTGATCGGCGCGGCGGAACGCGAAAGCGGCGTGCGCCGGCTGCTGAAGGCGCTGCGCCACGAGGTGCCGGGTCACGGCACGGCGGCGGCCCGCGCCGGCGTCGATCCCGCCTCGAAGGATACCGTCGCCCAGGTGCTGAAGACCTATCACACGCAGCATGGCGGCAAGCTCTCCCTGGTCCGCATCTGGTCCGGCTCGATCGCCGAGGGCGACGTCCTCAACGGCGACCGGGTCGGCTCCCTGGGCCAGCTCATGGGCCAGCAGTTCAACAAGCTCGACCGCGCCGAGGCCGGCCAGGTGGCGACGCTGGGCCGGATGGAAGGCATCGTCACCGGCGATGTGCTGACCGCCGGCGGCGAGGCGCCGAAACTGCGCCGCGCGCCGCGCTTCGCCCCGGTCTTCGCGCTGGCGCTCAATGTCGAGAACCGCAATGACGAGGTGAAGCTGTCCGGGGCGCTCGCCAAGCTGATGGAGGAGGATCCCTCGCTCTCGGTGGAGCAGAACGAATCCACGCGCCAGATGCTGCTCTGGGGGCAGGGCGACCAGCACCTGAAGGTCGCCGTCGCGCGCCTGAAATCCAAGTATGGCGTCTCCGTCGACACCGAGAAGCCGAAGGTTCCCTACAAGGAGGCGATCCGGAAGGGCGTGACACAACATGCGCGCCACAAGAAGCAGTCGGGCGGCCACGGCCAGTTCGGCGACGTCACCGTGGAGATCAAGCCCCTGCCGCGCGGATCCGGCTTCCAGTTCGACGACAGCATCACCGGCGGCGTCGTGCCCAAGCAGTACATCCCTGCCGTCGAGGCCGGCGTGAAGGAGTATCTGAGCCACGGGCCGCTGGGCTTCGAGGTGGTCGACCTGGCGGTCACGCTCACCGACGGCAAGTATCACGCCGTCGACAGCTCCGAGCAGGCCTTCAGGACCGCCGGCCGCATGGCCATGGCGGAAGGGCTGCCGCAATGCGATCCGGTGCTGCTGGAACCCGTCCTGCAGGTGCAGATCATGGTGCCCAATGAGCACACGGCATCGGTCAACAACCTGATCAGCGGCCGGCGCGGGCAGATCCTGGGCTTCGACGCCCGCGAGGGCTGGCCGGGCTGGGACCAGGTCTCGGCCTATCTGCCCCAGGCGGAAGTGGGCGACCTGATCGTGGAACTGCGCTCGCTCACCCAGGGCGTCGGCACCTTCACCTTCGAGTTCGACCGCCTGCAGGAAGTGACCGGCCGCGCCGCCGAACAGGCCATGGCCAACGCCGCCGCCTGA
- a CDS encoding mononuclear molybdenum enzyme YedY codes for MLIRKRRGWEIPESQVTPEHVFLNRRQILKAAGFGAAGILASRGIGPARAAEETIPTADLYPAARNDAYTVERAITDKDINFTYNNFYEFGSHKRIYRDAQDLEIRPWTVEIAGMVDNPKTWDIDDLVRTMGVEERIYRHRCVEAWSMVAPWAGFPLAKLVAAAGPKPDAKYVVFKTFMDPDTARGQRQSWYPWPYVEAMTVAEAMNEMPFLVTGVYGQPLVKQMGAPIRLALPWKYGFKSIKSIVSIEFTDTRPKTFWEEIQPAEYGFWANVNPEVDHPRWSQATEEVLGTDGRVPTQIYNGYGEQVAHLYKDMDQSARSLWM; via the coding sequence ATGCTGATCCGGAAACGACGCGGCTGGGAGATCCCGGAGAGCCAGGTGACGCCCGAGCATGTCTTCCTCAACCGCCGCCAGATCCTGAAGGCCGCCGGTTTCGGCGCCGCCGGCATCCTGGCGTCGCGCGGTATCGGCCCGGCCCGCGCGGCCGAGGAGACGATCCCCACCGCCGACCTCTACCCGGCGGCGCGCAACGACGCCTATACGGTCGAGCGCGCCATCACCGACAAGGACATCAACTTCACCTACAACAACTTCTACGAATTCGGCTCCCACAAGCGCATCTACCGCGACGCCCAGGATCTGGAGATCCGGCCCTGGACCGTCGAGATCGCCGGCATGGTCGACAACCCGAAGACCTGGGACATCGACGACCTGGTGCGGACCATGGGCGTGGAGGAGCGTATCTACCGCCACCGCTGCGTCGAGGCATGGTCGATGGTGGCGCCCTGGGCGGGTTTCCCGCTGGCGAAGCTGGTCGCCGCCGCCGGCCCGAAACCGGACGCGAAATATGTCGTCTTCAAGACCTTCATGGACCCCGATACGGCCCGCGGCCAGCGCCAGAGCTGGTATCCCTGGCCCTATGTCGAGGCGATGACGGTCGCCGAAGCGATGAACGAAATGCCGTTTCTGGTCACCGGTGTTTACGGCCAGCCGCTGGTCAAGCAGATGGGCGCGCCGATCCGCCTTGCCCTGCCCTGGAAGTACGGCTTCAAATCCATCAAGTCGATCGTCTCGATCGAGTTCACGGACACGCGGCCGAAGACCTTCTGGGAAGAGATCCAGCCCGCCGAGTACGGCTTCTGGGCCAATGTGAACCCGGAGGTCGACCACCCGCGCTGGAGCCAGGCCACCGAGGAGGTGCTGGGCACCGACGGGCGCGTGCCGACGCAGATCTACAACGGCTATGGCGAGCAGGTCGCCCATCTCTACAAGGACATGGACCAGAGCGCCCGCAGTCTCTGGATGTAG